A part of Paenibacillus donghaensis genomic DNA contains:
- a CDS encoding nitroreductase family protein, whose product MNMELQPMAQLIRERRTVRQFKDDAVPQELLLSLLNTANWAPNHGLREPWRYIQFSGDARQVFTEAVLGALSAEDRLKYKEQRMKDYMTIPVHLLVVMKEDPRPKQWMEDFGAVCSWIQCFQLAAWEQGLGVVWKTNAYQNAPSFRDIAGVGPGEKVVGVLHIGFPEVIPASRPRTPAEDKLTLFE is encoded by the coding sequence ATGAATATGGAGCTTCAGCCGATGGCACAGCTGATCCGGGAACGGAGGACGGTCAGACAATTTAAGGACGATGCGGTACCGCAGGAGCTGCTGCTGTCCTTGCTGAATACAGCTAATTGGGCACCGAATCACGGTCTGCGGGAACCTTGGCGTTATATTCAATTCTCGGGTGATGCACGACAAGTTTTTACGGAGGCGGTGCTTGGGGCATTATCAGCAGAGGACAGACTGAAATATAAAGAACAACGTATGAAAGACTACATGACCATCCCCGTACATCTGCTGGTAGTCATGAAGGAAGATCCGCGTCCCAAGCAGTGGATGGAGGACTTCGGGGCAGTCTGCAGCTGGATTCAATGCTTCCAGCTGGCTGCCTGGGAGCAGGGACTTGGTGTGGTCTGGAAGACCAATGCTTATCAGAATGCTCCATCTTTCCGTGATATAGCGGGCGTGGGTCCGGGGGAGAAGGTTGTTGGAGTGCTGCACATCGGCTTCCCGGAAGTTATTCCCGCTTCCAGACCGCGGACGCCTGCTGAAGATAAGCTGACTCTGTTCGAATAA